One stretch of Burkholderia pyrrocinia DNA includes these proteins:
- a CDS encoding PRC-barrel domain-containing protein, protein MAFYKTLIAATILASSVSAHAQIAGTQPLSVTVEQSQALLEGWSVKKSVLGKAVYNDANQKVGTVRDLIVAPDGSVSAAIVSAGGFLGVAAHDVAVPIASLDVRNGNIYLPGATKDALKATPAFQYTKVPSPPKPKKIDDKH, encoded by the coding sequence ATGGCGTTCTACAAAACCCTCATCGCAGCAACCATCCTCGCATCGAGCGTCAGCGCACACGCGCAGATCGCCGGCACACAGCCGCTCAGCGTCACCGTCGAGCAATCGCAGGCGCTGCTCGAAGGCTGGAGCGTGAAGAAGAGCGTGCTCGGCAAGGCCGTCTACAACGACGCGAACCAGAAGGTCGGCACCGTGCGCGACCTGATCGTCGCGCCGGACGGCTCGGTGTCGGCGGCGATCGTGTCGGCCGGCGGTTTCCTCGGCGTGGCCGCGCATGACGTCGCGGTGCCGATCGCGTCGCTCGACGTGCGCAACGGCAACATCTACCTGCCGGGCGCGACGAAGGATGCGCTGAAGGCGACGCCGGCGTTCCAGTACACGAAGGTGCCGTCGCCGCCGAAGCCGAAGAAGATCGACGACAAGCACTGA